The Acinonyx jubatus isolate Ajub_Pintada_27869175 chromosome D1, VMU_Ajub_asm_v1.0, whole genome shotgun sequence genome includes a window with the following:
- the LOC106976611 gene encoding olfactory receptor 8B12-like produces the protein MATDNASSVTEFILAGLTDEPELQMPLFFLFLGFYMVTVVGNLGLITLIGLNSHLHIPMYFFLFNLSFIDFSFSTAIIPKMLMSFVSKKNIISYAGCMTQLFFFCFFVFSESYILSAMAYDRYVAICKPLLYTVTVSSQVCLLLLLGVYGMGILGAVAHTGNILFLTFCSDNLVNHYMCDILPLLELSCNSSYINVLIVFTVVTIGIGVPIVAIFISYGFIISSIFHISSTEGRSKAFSTCSSHIIAVSLFFGSGAFMYLKPPSILPLDQGKVSSLFYTIVVPMFNPLIYSLRNKDVKVALRKTVGRITFS, from the coding sequence ATGGCTACAGATAATGCCTCCTCTGTGACAGAGTTTATCCTCGCAGGCTTAACAGATGAGCCAGAACTCCAGATGCccctcttcttcctgtttctagGTTTCTACATGGTCACTGTGGTGGGGAACCTGGGCCTGATAACCCTGATTGGGCTGAATTCTCACCTTCATAttcccatgtactttttcctcttcAACTTGTCCTTCATAGATTTTAGTTTCTCTACTGCCATCATCCCCAAAATGCTAATGAGTTTTGTCTCCAAGAAGAACATCATTTCCTATGCAGGGTGTATGACTCagctctttttcttctgcttttttgtcttttctgaatCCTACATCCTGTCAGCGATGGCATATGACCGCTATGTCGCCATCTGTAAACCACTGCTGTACACGGTCACTGTGTCTTCTCAGGTGTGTTTACTCCTTTTACTGGGTGTCTATGGGATGGGGATTTTGGGAGCTGTGGCCCATACaggaaatatattatttctgaCATTTTGTTCTGACAACCTTGTTAATCACTATATGTGTGACATCCTTCCCCTCCTTGAGCTCTCTTGCAACAGCTCTTACATAAATGTACTAATTGTCTTTACTGTTGTGACCATTGGCATTGGGGTGCCCATTGTtgccatttttatatcttatgGTTTCAttatttctagcattttccaCATTAGCTCCACTGAAGGCAGGTCCAAGGCCTTCAGTACCTGCAGTTCTCACATAATTgcagtttctcttttctttggatCAGGAGCTTTTATGTACCTCAAGCCACCTTCTATTTTACCCCTTGACCAGGGGAAAGTGTCTTCCTTGTTCTACACCATTGTTGTGCCAATGTTCAACCCATTAATCTACAGTCTGAGGAATAAGGATGTCAAAGTTGCCCTGAGGAAAACCGTGGGCAGAATAAccttctcttga
- the LOC113598041 gene encoding olfactory receptor 151, which translates to MYSLSWALLSHPHRAPNHRGMAAENHSTVTEFILRGLTNRPELQLPLFLLFLGIYLVTIIGNLGMFMLICLNAQLHTPMYYFLSNLSLVDLCYSSVITPKMLVNFVSEKNIISYAGCMSQLYFFLVFVIGECYMLTVMAYDRYVAICSPLLYHVIMSPQVCSLLVSVVYAMGFIGATIETGLMLKLSYCELLISHYFCDILPLIKLSCSSTYHIEMTVFFLAGFNITVTSLTVLVSYIFILSSILHISTTQGRSKAFSTCSSHLAAVGMFYGSTAFMYLKPSTASSVAKENVASVFYTTVIPMLNPLIYSLRNKEVKTTVQKTLRILFRCKCHHSSSG; encoded by the coding sequence ATGTATAGCCTTTCATGGGctcttctctcccatccccacaGGGCTCCCAATCACAGGGGAATGGCTGCCGAAAATCACTCTACAGTGACCGAGTTTATTCTCAGGGGATTGACAAATCGGCCAGAGCTCcagctccctctcttcctcctcttccttgggATCTACTTGGTCACCATCATAGGGAACCTGGGCATGTTCATGCTGATTTGTCTCAATGCTCAGcttcacacccccatgtactACTTCCTCAGCAATCTGTCCCTTGTGGATCTCTGCTACTCCTCTGTCATTACCCCGAAAATGCTGGTGAACTTTGTGTCAGAGAAGAACATCATCTCCTATGCGGGGTGCATGTCACAGCTCTACTTCTTCCTTGTGTTTGTCATTGGTGAGTGTTACATGTTGACcgtgatggcctatgaccgctatgtcGCCATCTGCAGCCCGTTGCTCTACCATGTCATCATGTCTCCTCAAGTGTGTTCCCTGCTGGTGTCTGTGGTCTATGCCATGGGATTTATTGGTGCAACAATAGAGACTGGCCTGATGTTAAAACTGTCCTACTGTGAGCTCCTCATCAGCCATTACTTCTGTGACATCCTCCCTCTCATAAAGCTCTCCTGCTCTAGCACCTATCATATTGAGATGACAGTGTTCTTTTTGGCTGGATTCAACATCACAGTCACCAGCTTAACAGTCCTTGTTTCCTACATCttcatcctctccagcatcctccACATCAGCACTACACAGGGAAGGTCCAAAGCCTTCAGCACCTGCAGCTCTCACCTTGCAGCTGTGGGAATGTTCTATGGATCTACAGCGTTCATGTACTTAAAACCCTCCACGGCCAGTTCTGTGGCCAAGGAGAATGTGGCCTCCGTGTTCTACACCACGGTGATCCCCATGCTGAACCCCCTGATCTACAGCTTGAGGAATAAGGAGGTAAAGACTACCGTGCAGAAAACACTGAGAATACTCTTCAGATGCAAATGTCATCATTCTTCCTCGGGTTGA